In Lactococcus paracarnosus, a genomic segment contains:
- a CDS encoding DUF3284 domain-containing protein, translating into MKMVKTLAVPRQFIFEKILESGLYDIEKYTGKRPKTASLSGFKYKKKFSAKQNQAGEIIFDEVIEPGVYAFTTKTVRNTYTTRWEMHRIDDMHTEVVISEDMISHGFFQNLNDMIMQIGLTWIKKRQMTAILNAILRDYNGR; encoded by the coding sequence ATGAAAATGGTAAAAACTTTGGCTGTACCTCGCCAATTTATCTTTGAAAAAATTCTTGAGTCAGGTCTGTATGACATCGAAAAATATACTGGGAAACGGCCTAAAACAGCTAGTTTATCTGGATTTAAGTACAAGAAAAAGTTTAGTGCCAAGCAAAATCAAGCAGGTGAAATCATCTTTGATGAGGTCATAGAACCGGGTGTGTATGCCTTTACAACGAAAACGGTTAGAAATACTTATACGACCCGTTGGGAAATGCATCGGATTGATGACATGCATACAGAAGTCGTGATTTCAGAAGACATGATCTCACACGGTTTTTTCCAAAACTTGAATGATATGATCATGCAAATTGGTCTGACTTGGATAAAAAAACGACAGATGACGGCTATTTTAAACGCTATTTTAAGGGACTATAACGGACGCTAA
- a CDS encoding PTS sugar transporter subunit IIC: MNALQQWMEKYLVPVAAKIGSQKHLVALRDSFVGMLPATMVGAMATLVSVLIGTVPSAVQQLVEGPTKAAAAAAAGNAWTLAKTPVFEQLAGISGLVSQGTLTIIGLIFAFSWGYNLSRAYKVNELAGGIVSVAALIAGLPNILGVATAGLSEKAMTTVNNNIAAQGIATWKMALSVGQLDAGAYFAVMIMGAVAVIIYAKLMLADITIKMPDSVPPAVSKAFLAIIPTIVSVYVVAVIYYFIKVWTGNDLIYLIGKYIAEPFQALSQSLVSVLIVTFFVSLFWFFGIHGTNVLGPVLDGIWGPFGLSNLAVYNKVGLAGIKDLAAKGATDKVHAIDGNYVTLWVRGSWDAYAWFGGTAGTITLIIAILMFSKRQDYKTVAKLSVGPGIFNINEPVMFGMPLVLNSLFFIPLLLAPMVSVTIAYLATAANLVSPVVLPVPWVTPPLLNAFMATGFDWRAVIVTMVTFAASFAIWFPFVIASNSMEEEV, translated from the coding sequence ATGAATGCATTACAACAGTGGATGGAGAAATACCTCGTCCCAGTCGCAGCAAAAATTGGGTCACAAAAACATTTAGTTGCCCTTCGTGATTCGTTTGTTGGGATGTTGCCAGCAACGATGGTAGGGGCTATGGCAACATTAGTTTCTGTATTGATTGGTACTGTACCAAGTGCTGTTCAACAATTAGTTGAAGGACCTACGAAAGCCGCCGCAGCAGCTGCGGCTGGCAATGCTTGGACGCTAGCAAAAACACCTGTTTTTGAGCAACTTGCGGGCATCTCAGGTCTCGTGAGCCAAGGAACTTTGACAATTATTGGTCTTATTTTTGCCTTTTCATGGGGTTACAACTTGTCAAGAGCCTATAAAGTTAATGAACTTGCAGGTGGTATCGTTTCAGTTGCAGCGTTAATCGCTGGCCTACCCAATATTTTAGGTGTTGCAACAGCTGGTCTTTCTGAGAAAGCGATGACGACTGTGAACAATAACATTGCAGCACAAGGTATTGCCACTTGGAAAATGGCCCTCTCAGTTGGTCAACTAGATGCCGGTGCCTATTTCGCAGTGATGATTATGGGAGCAGTAGCTGTTATCATTTATGCAAAATTAATGCTTGCGGACATTACAATCAAAATGCCTGACTCAGTACCGCCAGCAGTATCTAAAGCTTTCTTAGCAATCATTCCAACAATCGTTTCAGTATATGTGGTTGCGGTGATTTACTACTTTATCAAAGTATGGACTGGTAATGACTTGATTTACTTGATTGGTAAATACATTGCTGAACCATTCCAAGCCTTGTCACAATCACTTGTTTCAGTATTAATCGTAACCTTCTTTGTATCCCTCTTCTGGTTCTTTGGTATCCATGGTACCAACGTGTTGGGGCCTGTACTCGATGGTATCTGGGGCCCATTTGGCTTGTCCAACTTGGCTGTTTACAACAAAGTTGGTTTAGCGGGTATTAAAGATCTTGCGGCGAAAGGTGCAACTGATAAGGTACATGCCATTGATGGTAACTATGTAACCCTTTGGGTGCGTGGGTCTTGGGATGCTTATGCTTGGTTTGGTGGTACTGCTGGTACGATTACACTGATCATTGCTATTCTAATGTTCTCTAAGCGTCAAGATTATAAAACAGTGGCAAAATTGTCAGTTGGTCCTGGTATCTTCAACATCAATGAACCTGTTATGTTCGGTATGCCGTTGGTATTGAACTCACTCTTCTTCATTCCACTATTATTAGCACCAATGGTATCAGTAACCATTGCTTATCTTGCAACTGCAGCCAACTTGGTATCACCAGTTGTCTTACCAGTACCATGGGTAACCCCACCATTACTTAACGCCTTCATGGCAACAGGATTTGACTGGCGTGCAGTGATTGTAACCATGGTAACCTTTGCAGCTTCCTTTGCTATCTGGTTCCCATTTGTTATCGCATCAAACTCAATGGAAGAAGAAGTTTAA
- a CDS encoding PTS lactose/cellobiose transporter subunit IIA: MDDAQMAVIMPLIMYGGEAKSSAVEAIRAAKAGDFEKACERIEAASKSIIEAHHSQTELLTKAANGEDVPVSIYMVHAQDHLMTGIAFVDLAKEIIDLYKVIKT; the protein is encoded by the coding sequence ATGGACGACGCACAGATGGCAGTTATTATGCCGTTGATTATGTACGGTGGAGAGGCAAAATCTTCAGCGGTAGAAGCAATTCGCGCAGCTAAAGCGGGTGATTTTGAAAAAGCTTGTGAACGGATCGAAGCAGCCAGTAAATCAATTATTGAAGCGCATCATAGTCAAACTGAATTGTTGACTAAAGCGGCGAATGGTGAGGACGTACCGGTATCTATTTACATGGTACATGCGCAAGATCATTTAATGACAGGGATTGCTTTTGTTGATTTGGCGAAAGAAATCATTGACTTGTACAAGGTGATTAAAACTTAA
- a CDS encoding helix-turn-helix domain-containing protein has translation MSIVVRLDRVMADRKISLNHLSEKVGITAINLSKLKNERVSAIRFSTLDAICKALDCQPGDLLEYQKDD, from the coding sequence ATGAGTATTGTTGTAAGATTAGATCGTGTCATGGCAGATAGAAAAATATCTTTGAATCATCTTTCAGAAAAAGTTGGTATTACAGCTATTAATTTATCAAAGTTAAAAAATGAAAGAGTCAGTGCGATTAGATTCTCAACTTTAGATGCCATTTGTAAAGCATTAGATTGCCAACCTGGTGATCTATTAGAATATCAAAAAGATGATTAA
- a CDS encoding alpha/beta hydrolase-fold protein has product MVSRALMTQFLSACPILPPKDNVLAQVADETGQTWLQVKADQAKSVQLAIYDQVYDFKKNDLGIWRLAYPMSDGITMVQLRIDEQDVLTPYLPIGYGYSRPYNYVALDTDEASFYDLADVPHGTIHHEYLKSQVTGNWERCLVYTPPSYEAQTDTSYPVLYLQHGHGENEIGWTSQGKVNFILDNLLAKGTCKPFIIVMSNGMVQVTDASGQTVVDHTLFESYLLKDVIPTIEGKYRIIGDRDNRAMAGLSMGSIQTSVVTFNHPEHFSQVGLFSGFLHDFIQGHALMDMVKRDPSDNAHLMMLTDANRFLTDYDVFFRAIGEQDIFIAEFEADNVLLDSKNILDQRNMYKGGHDWNVWRKCTRDFAPLLFQDSAPKKT; this is encoded by the coding sequence ATGGTATCAAGAGCACTTATGACGCAGTTTTTATCTGCCTGTCCGATTTTACCCCCTAAAGATAATGTGTTGGCCCAAGTAGCAGATGAGACTGGACAAACTTGGCTTCAAGTTAAGGCTGACCAAGCAAAATCAGTCCAATTAGCGATTTATGATCAAGTATATGATTTCAAGAAAAATGACTTAGGTATTTGGCGGTTAGCCTATCCCATGTCAGATGGGATTACGATGGTACAGTTACGGATTGATGAGCAAGACGTTTTAACGCCTTATCTTCCCATTGGTTATGGCTATAGTCGCCCTTATAATTATGTGGCTCTTGATACAGATGAGGCTAGTTTTTATGACTTAGCTGATGTTCCCCACGGTACGATTCATCACGAGTATCTTAAGTCTCAGGTCACTGGTAATTGGGAACGTTGTCTCGTTTATACGCCGCCCAGTTATGAGGCACAGACAGATACAAGCTACCCAGTCCTTTATCTACAGCATGGTCATGGTGAAAATGAAATTGGATGGACCAGTCAGGGAAAAGTCAATTTCATTTTGGATAATTTACTTGCTAAAGGCACATGCAAACCGTTTATCATTGTCATGAGCAATGGCATGGTGCAAGTCACGGATGCGTCTGGTCAAACCGTTGTGGATCATACCTTATTTGAAAGCTACTTACTTAAAGATGTTATCCCGACGATTGAAGGTAAATATCGGATAATCGGTGACCGGGACAATCGTGCGATGGCAGGATTATCGATGGGGTCAATCCAAACCAGCGTCGTCACCTTTAATCATCCTGAGCATTTTAGTCAAGTCGGCTTGTTCAGTGGCTTTCTACACGATTTCATTCAAGGTCATGCCCTCATGGATATGGTCAAACGTGATCCGTCTGACAATGCACATTTGATGATGTTAACTGATGCCAATAGGTTTTTAACTGACTACGATGTCTTTTTCCGAGCAATTGGCGAACAGGATATTTTTATAGCTGAGTTTGAAGCAGATAATGTCTTACTTGATAGTAAAAATATTTTGGATCAGCGTAACATGTATAAAGGAGGTCATGATTGGAATGTGTGGCGCAAGTGCACCAGAGACTTTGCTCCTCTACTATTTCAAGATAGTGCCCCTAAAAAAACATAA
- a CDS encoding alpha/beta hydrolase: MAYLELQYASQAISKYTTLKAYLPSDGTSGTLFVPPYKTVYFLPGFSNDATALMTYLGLRKECELKGIAIVVVDGDNSFYVEQANHQANYSTFIREVVEVTRKLLPLSENRNDTFIGGISMGGYGALLNGLRFRDMFSKIVALSPSADCYDLICHHNMLFQEALFTTIFGDKATYYAEDTNLAKFYGEVDQVDIPELFIACGEQDDLVLKGVTDLRDSLIKEGIPFVDRRGTGKHEYAYWEKQMDPAFSFLADIQPGTQADLILKF, from the coding sequence ATGGCTTATCTTGAACTACAATATGCATCACAAGCAATTTCAAAATATACAACACTTAAAGCGTACTTACCATCAGATGGAACTAGTGGTACACTTTTTGTGCCACCTTATAAAACGGTATACTTTTTACCAGGATTTAGTAATGACGCAACTGCTTTGATGACTTATTTAGGACTTCGCAAAGAATGTGAACTCAAGGGCATTGCAATCGTTGTCGTTGATGGAGATAATTCATTTTATGTTGAGCAGGCTAACCATCAAGCCAATTATTCGACTTTTATCAGAGAAGTTGTTGAGGTCACTCGGAAACTTTTACCTTTGTCAGAAAATCGTAATGATACATTTATTGGTGGTATCTCAATGGGTGGCTATGGTGCCTTATTAAATGGCTTGCGCTTCCGTGATATGTTCTCTAAAATCGTTGCCTTGTCACCAAGTGCAGACTGCTATGATTTGATTTGCCACCACAATATGTTGTTTCAAGAAGCCTTGTTTACCACGATATTTGGAGATAAAGCCACTTATTATGCTGAGGATACAAATCTTGCAAAATTTTATGGAGAAGTTGATCAAGTTGACATACCAGAACTATTTATTGCTTGTGGCGAACAAGATGACCTGGTCTTAAAAGGTGTGACTGATTTACGTGACAGCTTGATAAAGGAAGGAATCCCATTTGTCGATAGACGTGGCACAGGGAAACATGAGTATGCTTACTGGGAAAAGCAAATGGATCCAGCATTTTCATTTCTAGCTGACATTCAACCTGGCACACAAGCTGACCTTATTTTGAAATTTTAG
- a CDS encoding AraC family transcriptional regulator — protein sequence MPELYETEEFTRDQIPIRIFNHYFEGKDIFTPAHWHQNVEFNLTTGGRIQHMVNGELLEHQPGDVVIVNSGVLHSNHWIAPTDYFEGVTVQVSKAFIDQWLSSRLSFQVPDKAYERDELIAVLLKFGQLKSQLCDVDTSYGEAEKNEAMTQLIQLKLMATLFQLLSVLKAYCLVEKKLDHQRDIRSSETLKEIVNYIDAHYQETVSLASVAAAFHYTPAYLSRIFKSRMGMKFHDYLQYKRLHSCISVMRNHPDRQLAALALDNGFPNVKSFIETFKKHFDCTPSEWLKKE from the coding sequence ATGCCAGAACTCTATGAGACTGAAGAATTTACCAGAGATCAAATTCCGATTCGTATATTTAATCACTATTTTGAGGGAAAAGACATTTTTACACCTGCACATTGGCACCAAAATGTCGAATTCAACCTCACAACTGGTGGTCGTATTCAACATATGGTGAATGGTGAGCTACTTGAGCATCAACCTGGTGATGTTGTGATTGTGAATAGCGGTGTCCTGCATAGTAATCATTGGATAGCCCCAACAGATTATTTTGAAGGGGTAACTGTTCAGGTCTCTAAAGCATTTATTGATCAGTGGCTGAGCAGTCGCTTATCATTTCAGGTTCCGGATAAGGCTTATGAACGTGATGAGTTGATTGCAGTCTTACTGAAGTTTGGTCAATTAAAAAGTCAACTTTGTGACGTTGACACGAGTTATGGTGAAGCTGAGAAAAATGAAGCGATGACACAATTGATTCAGTTGAAATTAATGGCAACTCTCTTTCAACTGCTATCTGTTTTGAAGGCCTATTGTTTAGTTGAAAAAAAACTGGATCACCAACGCGATATTAGGTCATCCGAGACTTTAAAAGAGATTGTCAACTATATTGATGCTCATTATCAAGAAACAGTTTCGTTGGCAAGTGTTGCGGCGGCCTTTCACTATACGCCCGCTTATTTATCACGAATTTTCAAATCACGTATGGGGATGAAATTTCATGATTACTTGCAATACAAACGGCTACATAGCTGTATTTCAGTTATGAGAAATCATCCAGATCGTCAACTAGCGGCTCTAGCCCTGGATAATGGTTTTCCAAATGTCAAATCCTTTATTGAAACCTTTAAAAAACACTTTGACTGTACCCCTTCAGAGTGGCTGAAAAAAGAATAG
- a CDS encoding alpha/beta hydrolase: protein MSIFRTSFASASLFRTVNLTVIVPIESYGNPELEANKPEKFKTLYLLHGFGGSQDDWLDYTNLRTLAELHNLAIVLPAAENSFYENIGGIGGDYSDFVGQEIVDFTRRAFPLSDKREDTFIGGLSMGGFGALRLGMLYHKTFSKIISLSGAFIIDNITDIKPDHRDMIADYAYYTRIFGDLKQLKGSDKDPLYCVDQAISSGLVPTVYQAVGTEDFLLEENHNMRDALTTRQICLDYHESSGIHDWQFWNRYLPKAIDWLLTE, encoded by the coding sequence ATGTCAATATTTAGAACTTCATTTGCTTCAGCTTCTCTGTTTCGGACCGTCAATTTAACGGTCATTGTGCCGATTGAGTCTTACGGCAATCCTGAACTTGAGGCAAACAAACCCGAAAAGTTTAAAACACTTTATCTTTTACATGGGTTTGGTGGCAGTCAAGATGATTGGTTGGATTACACAAATTTGAGAACCCTGGCTGAACTGCATAACTTAGCGATTGTCTTACCAGCTGCTGAAAATAGTTTTTATGAAAATATTGGCGGTATCGGTGGTGATTATAGTGATTTTGTCGGACAAGAAATCGTTGACTTTACACGCCGTGCTTTTCCTCTCTCAGACAAGCGAGAAGATACTTTTATTGGTGGCTTATCAATGGGCGGATTTGGCGCGTTAAGATTAGGTATGCTGTACCATAAAACGTTCAGTAAAATCATTTCTTTATCCGGTGCTTTTATTATTGATAATATCACAGATATTAAGCCAGATCATCGTGACATGATTGCTGATTATGCCTACTACACAAGAATTTTTGGCGATTTAAAACAATTAAAAGGTAGCGATAAGGACCCGCTTTATTGTGTAGATCAAGCAATTAGTTCAGGTCTTGTGCCAACAGTTTATCAGGCAGTCGGGACGGAGGATTTTTTATTAGAAGAAAATCACAATATGCGTGATGCCTTAACAACACGTCAAATTTGCCTAGACTATCATGAAAGTTCAGGAATACATGATTGGCAATTTTGGAATAGGTATTTACCTAAAGCAATTGATTGGCTGTTAACCGAATAA